The Tamandua tetradactyla isolate mTamTet1 chromosome 6, mTamTet1.pri, whole genome shotgun sequence genome contains the following window.
GGTAGGGGGAGCCCATCCCACCAGGCAGCCGCAGCCCCTGGGCTGAACGCATGGCCCCTGTGTAACAGCACATCCACCCATGGATATCGTTTCTGGGGGGATTCCTTATTTTATGAAgcgttcttttttatttatttatttattttaagtaaaggTGGCACGTATCACAAAACTGTAACTGATTTCACTTTAGACCTTTGCAGATCTTTCCCTTCAGAAAAATGGATTGCCAGTGGGGAGAATATTCTCTGCTCAGATCCCACGGTCCCATTTCAGGTTCGGGGAAATGAAGGTCATGccgtgagtgtgtgtatgtatgtgtgtgtgtgtgtgtgagtgagtgtgtgcgtgtgagtGTGTTGCAGACACCGAGTCCCACAGGGACCTTGGGGGCAAAGGATGGGCAGCCCGGACTCTTGGAAGCCAATCTCCCAGCCCGGATCTCTGCCAGGCCCTGGCGTGGGCCGTGAGAGCCACGTCCCCCAGAGTGGGGGCTGCCCTGTGGGCGCTCAGTGGCCTTGCGTACACCTGCAGATGCCATGGCAGCCAGGAGGCCACCCCTTCTCCCCACTCCCTCCacagctgcccccagcccccacaccTCACCCTTCCGTTCTCAGCTGGCTGGATCTCTCTGCAGCTTCCTCTCACatccccttcctcccttcctcatGGAGGGAAATCAGCGAACCACGGAGACCCCAGACCCTCGCCCTCTGCCAGCAGGATGCGGGCTTAACAAGCACCCTCAGCCAGGGAGCCAAAGCCCCCCTCTTTTCTGCAAGAGATTCGTCACCCCAAAACTATCCCCAAGGAAGGACCAGCTGGTGACCCCTCCTGCCCAAAGCCTCCAGAATCTGGGGGGGTTCTCCAGGAGTGTactggggcaggggcggggcatGGCTACAGAACCCACAGGCGCCCCGAGGTGGGGCCCACCCAGGGAGGGGTATAATGGGGGGATGGTGCACTGCTGGATTGGGCCCCATGGCCTGTGAGGAGCTGCTTTTCCCTAGTATGCTGGGGTGTGGAGGTGGAGAGGGGAAGGGGCCTGGCCAGGGGGGCTGCTGGCGAAGGCTGTTGTGGCCCTCGTCACGGGCAGGTGGGCTTGGACGGCAGGACGGAGACCTGAAATCCATAGTCGAGGTGGGAGGCAGGTCGTGCCCCATCCGAAGCCTGTCGCGTCCAGTGTGGCCAGCCCTGCGTCATGCAATCTCTGCTGCCATCCCCTTGGCCACCTACCCCCCGGGTGTCTGCTTCTGTCTCCTCACCCCAACTACCCCCCAAGCTTCCCCCAGGGAGAAGGCGCACCTGATAGAAGGTTCAGTTTGCAAATGGTTCCCACTCGCGAACCTGGGATGAACGTGACTTTGGGGTACCAGGATGCAATCATTAACAGGATGCTgcaggtgggggggtggggggctgggttCTAGACATGGCCTGAGGGGCCTGGCCCATCAGTTGGGGGGAGAGTGGGAGGTACAGGAAACACCCGTGTGTTTTCTTCCCTTACTCTCTTTCTGACCCCTTGCTGTCTGCTGGAGGAGCCTGAGATAAGGCAGGGGGTCCCAGAGGGGAGTTGGTTGCACTTAACCCCATGTCCACAAGGTGGCAGCAGAGAGTCAGACCCAGGGAAGAAGGCCTGGGGGCCCCGGCAGCCACCCAGGAGACTTGCTGGGGAACCCCAACCAGTAGAACTGGAGGTGGCCCCATGTGGTGCCTGATTCCTCCTCTGTCGGTCTACCCTGAACATGCCAAGCCACAGAACCATGCActgttttaatgtatttaaaagtttcaaaaatcATAAATGCTCTGCATCCATCAAGCAATAAACTCCCCTTCTCCCATGGGAACCACTATTGTACTTTTTGCCTCTTCTAAATCTTTCTATAAGTGACACCACAGGGCATTTGTCCTTGTGCACCTGGAGTATTTCACGAAGCATGAATTCAGAGTTCTATGTTGCAGCCCGGCTCTGAGCTGCCTTCCTTCTCACTCCACTGCGTTTGGAGCCACGTTTTGTTTCTCCACTAATTTGCTGATGCGCACTTGGGCAGCTATAGTTAGTAGTGCCGCCGTGAACAGGCCCGAGGTCCTGCTTTTGGCTCTCTTTGGTATATCCTTAGGAGTGGAACTGctaggtcaaatggtaattctgtgCTTAACCTTCTGAGGAATCACCATTctgttttccatagtgactgcagCCTGTTACATTTCCCCCCCGCCAAATGGTGGCTCTTTCAAGCCACCAAGTTTGGGGGAGGTTTGTTACGCAGCAGTAGATAGCTGACACTGGGGCAAGGGCACATGCAGAGAGGAGGCAACTGAGAGGTCACAGAGGCTTGGACCAGAGGGAGAGCACTGGAGGGCGTGAGAAGAGATCAGCACTCCCTGGGTTTTGAGGAAAGAGCCAACCAGATTTCCTGAAAGACTGGATGTGTCAGGGAGAGAGAAGGTCGGAGCGACTGGGGATTTCCTGGCTGAGAGGAAACCTGGGCAGGGCAACCCCGAGTTCAGGTGCAGGAATGTTGGCTTTGAGGTGCCTTTAGATGGTTTTGTGGAGTGTTGGGCAGGACGAGGAGGTTTGTAGTTTAGGAGAGGGGTTCTGGCAGGAAACAGGAACTTGGGAGTATTTAAATCCCTAAGACTGGATGAGACCACCCGGGGAGCAGGTGTGGCTAGAGGGGACCTGGCCCGGATAATCAGGCCCCTCCTCCCAACTCCATAATCTTAGTTTAATCCCACCTGCAAAATGCCTTTTACCATATAAAGAAACATAAACCCGGGATTTGGGGATTAGGGCGTGATCATCCTGGGAGCCCCCAAAGATTCACGTCCTTCCGACATGCAAAATGGTCACCCCATTGCGAGACCCCCAGTTGAACCTCTGACGACCCCTGCTCAAGCCCAAACGGGTGTGGGCGCGCGGCTCTCACCTGGTGAAAACGGGTCCCCGGATTCTACCGCCGGGAGGGACCAACGCACCCCTCCCGTCCACCCCAAATCTGTCCTGGACCCCCGACCCCGCCGGGTGCCAAGACCGGGGTCGCCCCAACTCCTTCTGCCCTGGAGGCCGCAGTCGCCCCTCGTGTGGACAAGGACAGCCGCCAGGTGCCGAGCCCGCCCCGGACTCCACACCACCCCTCCCGGCCCGCCGAAACGCGCCGCCGCCATCGAGATGCCGAGTCCGCCACTCGCCTAGAGCGCCGCCGGAAGTGGCTGAGGAGGCGCGGGCCGGTAGAGCGCAGGGCGTACGGCATTTCCGGCCAGTGGCGGCGGCTCGGGGTCCGCAGGGTGAGTGGGGTCTGCGCCGGAGGGGCGGGGCGCTGGGCTGCCGGGCGGGGGCAGGAGGCCGCTCTCGCCGTCCCAGACCCCGCGGGCTGCCCGGACGGTGCCGGGACCCCCCTCATCCCGCGGGCCTAGGCTCTTTGGCCAAGCGACGGGCGCGCGGGGCCTGGGAAGGCCTGTGCGGGAGTCCCGGCCGGGATCCTGCTGCGCTGGGGGCTGTGTCTGGGCTTCTAGTCCCCAGGCCCCTCCTGCGGCTTCCCGAAGTCGAATTTACTCTCGGGCCCAGGCCTTCCGTCGAGCCTGGTGGGCGCCCCTGTGCCAATCCCTTCCTGGCCTTCGACTTTCAGTAAGGATTCGTCCCTGAGATGCCTTTGCCCAAAAGAAACCAGGCCgagactttgatttttttttttttttttttttgtctttgcccCAGACTGAGCTGCTGCTTGCCCTCAGACAAGGTCTCCCGGATAGAAACTTTCCAAACAGCCTCCTCTAGTCACCAACCCGAAGAGATCTCCTTCGACAGCTGCATCCGCACCTCTTCTGCAGGGAAAGAAGGATCTGTGTGTAACTTAGACTCCCCTTTCCAGAAAGCTTCAGTTGCAAGGCCTCTCTGCCTGCAAAATGCGCACCCCTGTCAGCTCTGTCCCCTCTACAGGTTCCACACCACTTGTTTAGCGAGTGTTTGTCCCTCCCCCTCTGCCTTGCATCCTTCCTCTAAATTTCTAAGGACCTTTTCCCCTCACACCAGAAGGAGTTCAAGAGTAGATGAAAGTCCCTCCCTTATCCCTCCTGCGACTCAGTCACTTTATGACCTCTCTTCTCAcctcatttttttactttattttgggCACAGGGGAATAATGTTTAAATTGTGCCCTGGTGGCCTCAGGGTATCAGCCTTCCCTTAAAGTAGCAAGGTCATAAGCaacatcatttttaatttctcttgccGTGTTATGTTATCTTTTTGCCTCAAGAAACTGCTTCAGGAGTAATGTTTGAATTTCACTTGTAAAGCAAGTTTTTATGTGTTCAGAGCTGGACATTGTGCTTTCAGCTGGGTCATATCACCCTGTACAAGCACTTTCATTGGTCAGAGATGTGTGTgtaaactcaaaaacaaaagtttATTGCTTAGAAGGGTACATATCTGGTTCAGGAAGAATATCTTGCCTTCAGGTGGTACCCTAAGACAGTTCTGATTTGTTTTGGGTGCGAGTTGGTAGTTAATACGCTGTCCTTGTTAACAAGTACTTAGGAAGCCTCTGCTCTGGCTTGgccctttcttttgttttcttcagtgCTCTATGAGAGTGTGAGTgcataggtgtgtgtgtgtgtgtgtgtgtgtgtgtgtgtgtgtgtgtgtgtgtgtgtgtgtgtgtgtgtgtgtggtcctgCTGTTGGTCATAGAGGCCAGGTGGATGGAGAGTTTGAAGCAACAAGAACTGGCATGAGGAACCCCTTAGTAGGGCCTTGGGATTCCAAAGAGGGTTCAGGGAGGAGCTGTGGCTGAGCTGAGTCTTAAAGAATGATCATGAGAAGAGACCCTGGGCCCATCAGGTACCCTCTGTTCCATGGCTCCTCAGTCTGAATTCCTGTGGCTCTGGAGGTCAGAATGGTTGATGATCTGGCAGCCCCTGACAGCTCTGGGAGGAGTTTGAGGCCCACTTATTTAGAGATTTCCGAGGCCTGTTTTCTAGAGGCAGTCTGGGGCCTTTGGTTGAGGAGAGGATTTCAGGGGATCTGCCTAGACCGGGTTTGGAGGGCATTGTTTCAGAGCTTTATAAGATCTGGGTCCTAGGATTCTGGATCCTTTCTTCAGCCCCCTCTGTGAGTGTGTGATAGGAATTAGGGGGTTTAAAGAGGCAATTAGGTCAGGCGGCTCGGTGGGCTAAAGCAAGAAACTCAACTCTGGGTAGGTGGGAATTTTGTGCTTTGGTCAAACCAGTGTCTCTGCTTCTGACCTCACCAATAGCCTCTGCCTTAGAGTTTTTCCCCACAAAGGGCTAGCTCCTTCTTGTAAGAGACTCTTAATTCTGAGCCATGGCAGGTGACTCCAGAGTTGCTGGTCATGGGGGAGAGCCAGCATGACCAGCGTGTTCGCAGACTGATCAGAGAGCTGAGATCACCCTTCTCCACGTCTCCTCCCAGCAGCTCCTGTTGTCTGTCGTCTCCATGCACTTTTGCTTCAGGTGAAGCTTCCCAAGGTACCTCAGATAACGAGGGAATCTTACCGACATCCCAGGCATGCTCTCCATGACATGTTTCTTTCTCTCCACCCTCTGTTTTCCAGTTCCAAAAGCACCGCGTGTGAGAGAGCACTGTGAGCACTGGAGCCAGCCACCTAAGAGGGACTCCCATTGCCTGGACATTTGAAGGGGAGAAGCTGCAGGTGAAGTTAGGGAGAGCTAGCCACCATCTTGTAGAGGTAGCCGAGATCCAGAGTGCAGAGAGGTCCAAGGGCAGTCGGACATCGTTGCTGCCCTTGCAGAGAAGACCAGGGGTTGGCCACGTCTCTGGGGCCTGAAGACAAGGAAAGCACAGGCAAAAAGGTGCTGGTAGTGGTAGGAGGAGCAGAAGAGGGAGCTGTGGCTCGTGGTGGCCCAGGAGCAGCAGGGCgggtgggcagggtggggggagaaactGAAGCCAAGAAGGAGGGCAAGAGAGAGGAGAGGCCCGCCCAGCCCTGGACGGTGGTACAAGCCACACCCCATGGCCGCCAAGCAGCCTGCCGGGAAGAGCAGAGGGGAGAAGCGGAAGAGGGTGGTGCTGACCCTTAAGGAGAAGATTGACATTTGCACACGCCTGGAGAAGGGGGAGAGCAGGAAGGCGCTGATGCAGGAGTACAACGTTGGCATGTCCACACTATATGACATCAAGGCCCACAAGGCGCAGCTCCTCCGGTTCTTTGCCAGCTCCGACTCCAACAAGGCCCTGGAGCATCGGCGCACCCTGCACACCCCCAAGCTCGAGCACCTCGACCGTGTCCTGTATGAGTGGTTCCTGGCAAAGCGCTCGGAGGGTGTCCCTGTCTCGGGCCCCATGCTCATTGAGAAGGCAAAAGACTTCTACGAGCAGATGCAGCTGACCGAGCCCTGTGTGTTCTCCGGAGGGTGGCTGTGGCGTTTTAAGGCAAGACATGGCATTAAAAAGCTGGATGCATCCAGCGAGAAGCCAGTGGCCGACCACCAAGCTGCAGAGcagttctgtgggtttttcagaagCTTGATTGCCGAGCATGGCCTGTCTCCTGAACAGTTCTACAATGCTGATGAGACAGGCCTTTTCTGGCGGTGCTTGCCAAACCCTACCCCAGCAGGTGGGACCGCATCTGGCCTCAAGCAGAACAAGGACAGGCTGACCGTCCTTGTGTGTGCCAATGCCGCAGGGTCCCATAAAATCAAACCTTTGGTGGTTGGGAAATGCAGTGGTCCTAGGGCCTTCAAAGGCATTCAGCACTTGCCTGTCGTCTATAAGGCACAAGGAAACGCATGGATGGACAAGGGAATTTTTTCTGATTGGTTTCATCATATTTTTGTTCCCTCAGTGAAAGAGCATTTCAGAGCAGTGGGTTTACCTGAAGACAGcaaagccattctgttgctgGACAACTCACGGGCTCACCCGCAGGAGTCCGAGTTGGTTTCTGATAACATTTTCACCATCTTTCTGCCTGCTAGTGTCACCTCATTGATTCAACCCATGGACCAGGGCATTCGGAGAGATTTCATGAGGAATTTTGTCAACCCGCCAGTCACATGGCAGGACTTCCAGGCCCGTTACAGCATTAGCGATGCCATATTCAACGTGGCCTGTGCTTGGAACGCGGTTGCCAGTGAAGTCTTGCGACGGGCGTGGAGGAAATTGTGGCCTGCAATCATGTTCGCCGAAGGCTCTTCTtctgaggaagaagagaaagaatgcaTGAGAACTAAGCCTCAGAATAAGGCTTTTGCGCACATTCTTGAGCTGGTGAAAGGCAGTCCATCCCTCCCAAGCAGCAAACTTGATAAAAGCCAGGTCCAGGAGTGGGTGGAAGCTGAAAAGGAGGTTGGTGTGGCACGTGGCGTGGCTGCTGCGGAAACGCTGGCGGCTGTTTGGAGCACAGAGAAGGTAGGAACAGCCGGCAGGGACCGTGGTGGGGCAGGTGCTGGTGAGGGTGAGGCCGCCTGGGAGAAGGCCGCCACCTCTTTCGACTCGCTGGTGAGTTTTGCGGAGAGGCAGCCGTGCTTCACCGCGCAGGAGTTGGGGCAGCTGCGTGCGCTCCACTCAGTCTTTATGAGACAAAGGCTAACGAGGAGGAAGCGTGTTGCCCTCCGAGCCGTCGTCAAAATCGAAAAGCCCCAGGAATACCCCATGGTGTGCACGGCCTCCACGCAGGCCCCTGGGCCATCCACGTCTGCCACAGCACGCAGCGATGACTGATGCTGGCACATGGCCCGGACTGCAGCCCTGAGATGGAGGGCGCATGTGCCCTGCCCTGTAGAGGCCATGCAGGCTGCAC
Protein-coding sequences here:
- the JRK gene encoding jerky protein homolog, translated to MAAKQPAGKSRGEKRKRVVLTLKEKIDICTRLEKGESRKALMQEYNVGMSTLYDIKAHKAQLLRFFASSDSNKALEHRRTLHTPKLEHLDRVLYEWFLAKRSEGVPVSGPMLIEKAKDFYEQMQLTEPCVFSGGWLWRFKARHGIKKLDASSEKPVADHQAAEQFCGFFRSLIAEHGLSPEQFYNADETGLFWRCLPNPTPAGGTASGLKQNKDRLTVLVCANAAGSHKIKPLVVGKCSGPRAFKGIQHLPVVYKAQGNAWMDKGIFSDWFHHIFVPSVKEHFRAVGLPEDSKAILLLDNSRAHPQESELVSDNIFTIFLPASVTSLIQPMDQGIRRDFMRNFVNPPVTWQDFQARYSISDAIFNVACAWNAVASEVLRRAWRKLWPAIMFAEGSSSEEEEKECMRTKPQNKAFAHILELVKGSPSLPSSKLDKSQVQEWVEAEKEVGVARGVAAAETLAAVWSTEKVGTAGRDRGGAGAGEGEAAWEKAATSFDSLVSFAERQPCFTAQELGQLRALHSVFMRQRLTRRKRVALRAVVKIEKPQEYPMVCTASTQAPGPSTSATARSDD